The genomic window aaatatagtatatgtatacatattatattatataatatatatatattttatattttatatattaatatttcttatacCCATACgacatataaataaaaacaccaatttaaatataataccaaaaataatatttattctaaagaaaatagaaaaaatttttaaataaaaataaaaaaaaattgtaaagatgataaaggaaaatatcatacaacaacaacaaaaaaaaaaaaaaaaaaaaaaaaattatatattcattatatacattttgaatttatttgataataattaatattgATAAAGGTCAAcgtatttttttcttttcttttttctatttttttcttttcttttttttctatttttttttcttttcttttttctatttttttcttttcttttttctatttttttcttttcttttttttctatttttttcttttcttttttttctatttttttcttttcttttttctatttttttcttttcttttttctatttatttcttttcttttttctattttttccttattttttccttccttcatatttaataaCATTTCAACAGattaaaatgtaaaaacaaaagaaataattataatatattttacgGTTACCTCATTCCAATGTTTGGTTTAAAACAAATTATTCTCATCTtacacaaaaaataaaattaaaaacaatataatataaaaataagtatagataataatatttaataaataatattatgaacaCTTAGTATTTACAATAACAAATAGGTCCTCGTATATTTCGATAATCATTAAACATAATTTTATTGtcatcatatattttaaaatagtttttttttttttttttttttttttttttttattttgtggataagaataaaaattagAAAGTGATCctttacatatatattaatattaatatatatgtatatttctatttcgcagactttttattatatgcaCATTTTACACGTTTGGCTAATGtagatatttttttatataaaataaatataatatatattatatattatatattatatatatatatatatatatatatatatatatatatatataatttattttataatttctttatagTATAATcgttttatttatgtaatataatatttaatgtTCTTTAAATGGATCGAAATTATCGTAAAGTTATATTTGCGTATCcatgatataatatatttaatggAATGTATAAGGccatacatataaattgaaatataatatatatataaatatatatatataaatatatatacatatacatatatatttttttttttttgcttttttcaatattgaaaaaatgGATGACATCCCAAGTCATTATAGAAAATACTACGTTTcctataaaaaaataaaaaggaaaatattaaagatGGGAAAGAAGTATAAAAAGAAGGTAAACCCCATTCAAAAgttattaaatatgtaaatatttaattatgtTAAGAGCCACATGTATCCTTCTTTTTGGTATCATCCCTCTctcacatatatatatatatatatatatatatatatatatatatgtgtatctatttatatatatatatttttttttttttttttttttttttttttttNNNNNNNNNNNNNNNNNNNNNNNNNNNNNNNNNNNNNNNNNNNNNNNNNNNNNNNNNNNNNNNNNNNNNNNNNNNNNNNNNNNNNNNNNNNNNNNNNNNNNNNNNNNNNNNNNNNNNNNNNNNNNNNNNNNNNNNNNNNNNNNNNNNNNNNNNNNNNNNNNNNNNNNNNNNNNNNNNNNNNNNNNNNNNNNNNNNNNNNNNNNNNNNNNNNNNNNNNNNNNNNNNNNNNNNNNNNNNNNNNNNNNNNNNNNNNNNNNNNNNNNNNNNNNNNNNNNNNNNNNNNNNNNNNNNNNNNNNNNNNNNNNNNNNNNNNNNNNNNNNNNNNNNNNNNNNNNNNNNaaaaaaaaaaaaaaaaaaaaaaaaaaaaaaaaataaaaaaaaaaatatataaatatatatatatatatatatatgtttatatttttatatatatatttttttttttttttttttttttttttttttcaagCTGGAAAAAGACCTAGTACAAAATACGGTTAAAATGGTTGATAAGCAAggttatataaaaaaaatacgagagtaaatataaatatatataaatatatataaatataaatatatatatatatatatatatatatatatatatatatatatatatatataaatgtttcatatatttacaatttCGTCCATTTTTCTTATTGTAGGTATGAAGATGCTGCCCCCGTTTTTGTACAATGATATTATAAGTAAAGAGATTGTAAAGATAAATAAGTTTGCTGAGTATAAATACAAAGAAGTTATTTACAATTTAAagaacatatattatactttAAAAGAGATCGAACGtgataaaagaaaaaaaataaataatagtaataattataattataataataataataatgaagataattataataataatagtgtTTGTACCGAGAaagattatataaatatggaTTGTATTGAAAAAAAGCTAGATCTTATAGGAAATgatattattcatatcgATTTctatatacataaaaattgtaaaattataatgaagCTGGGTTTTTTCTTTGACAAGGTTATGAATATATCAATAAATCAGTGGTTACGTTTAAGTTTAATAAGAGAAaaattttgtaatattaatatagataatttgatagtatatttatcttttttatattctttattaaaagaGAATATAAATGTTCAAGATGATAAAAACCAAATATGGGTACCTCCTGATACCTTCGAAAGAACATCGTCTAAATTTTTGATAAGATATAAAGATATTGTATATACTAAAGTAAAGATTGTTAAACACTTACCGTATTTAATCTTTGGATTAACAAATGAAGatattgaaaataattttaagGAATTAATTGAACAGGAAACTTTTGCAGATTTACATATGGAAAATCCATCTGctgaaaaaataaatgaagtatgtgaaaaaataaataaaaaggtaTCTATTCAAAATATTGATGATAAGATGAATGATATGTCATATTATATAccttataataattcttcCGATATATCCCcccaaaaaaaagaaaatataatgaaacCTCTAAAAGAGTCTCAACAAATAACATCgatatattttgataataaaGATGCAACATGTTATTCTAGAAGAATATTGAGATATGAAAATGCTCAACTTATACGTTTTAGATGgtataatgataatgaagGAGATCCAAATAAAGATATCTTTATAGAAAGGAAAACTCATCATGAAGAATGGACAGGAGAGGTTTCAACGAAGGAAAGATTTGTGCTTGaacaaaaatatgttttaaaatttatgaaaggagatttaaatatttctgatttttttttaaaaaaattaaaaaaaaaaaattatcaaaaaaaaaattatcaaaaaaaaaattatcaaaaaaaaaattatcaaaaaaaagaattatcaaaaggttataattataagaaagaagaaatgaataaaatatcaCAACATGAATGTGATTATAATAAGAGCAGCCAAAACAAGGAcgataataaaaatataaatcataataatcacaataataataataataataataataatataattggtgaaaaaaatacttcggaatatagaaaaaaaataaaaaaaaatattaaattgGCAAAGGAAATACAAATGatgattataaaaaataaactGGAACCTATAATAAGAACATCATATTTACGCTCAGCATTTcaattacaaaataataattctgTCCGGATATCTATAGATACAAATGTGTCTATGTTAAATGAATATGTTagtaaaagaaaaaactGGTGTAGATTATCTGAAGAAGCTTTAAggaaaaatgaaattataaGATTAAATTATGGTATAATCGAAATCAAATTAAAAACAGATAATATGCCTACATGGGTTACTAACATATTAAACAATAATGAATCTATTAATGcttataaatattctaAATATCAAACAGCTATGGCATTATTACATGcagaaaaaattaaatatatacctATATGGATTCATCAAAATATTCAATCCATTTTTCATtcatcaaataataatatagataataattctatacaaaaattatctgataaatatattacaaataataGTAATCATGTTCtttcattaaataataatattttaaacaTGTCAAATCCATCCAGctataaaataaatattttctcGAATCAACTTACAAACCAATTTAATATCTCACAATGTAATActttacaaaaatataatctCCTTCAACAAACATCATTCTGgttacataataaatataataaacctaacaaaaaatataaaacaattaATCTAATTAAAATAGATccaaaaattaattttgCAGCAGAAAGAACCTTCCTTCATTATATGTTAATctctttatatattaatatcttAACTCTATTCttggaaaaatataaaaataaaagagGGAATTTAAATCTCCTTATCCTTCTACTACTATTTACATCTTTTACATCTTTAATATCAACGtactttttctttttgaaAAGGGTTGATATCATTCAAaggtataaaaaaaaaaaaaataacaataaaataaataaataaataaatatatatatatatatataaagaaatattataaaaaaaaaggttGCACATAAATATAGAGACTTTTATATGTTTGTGTACATATCtacatattaatttatatttttccgatataatataattataataacattttattatatatcgaagggataaatatatatacatacatatatatatgtgtatattttaattttttgtttttttagAAGGAAAACAAGGGAACCAATCATGGGACGCCTACGATTCGATAGTTTTTTTAGtcctttaatttttttattacttctttttttttctataattttatcaatatattacaattttaatataaaataataaaattataaaaacgttaaaattatataatacattgGTTTATTAAACCATACAATTGTGTACACGCCTAACacatgttatatatatatatacatacatttatttatttatttatttatttatttatataacattttctTATGTCAGcattgtattttttttttttttttttttttttttttttttttttttttgacaAATTTGAACATCAAACAATTGtaatatgttataattttatttttatcttaaagtatttaaaatgaaatattacctttttattatataaaataaaaatgtaattcatatatatatatatatatatatatatacatataattatcattataacataattacattatatgcaaaaaaaaaaaaaaaaaaaaaatgaattattcATTCTGAGtgttttataaaaaaaaatatgaaaaggATTTATTACACTAgaattaataataacattaaCAATGGGTTTCACTTACttaagaaatatttttgcATAGAAAAAACCTCAAAAAAGGAAGACATCGAGAATTTTTTCAAAGATTTAACATCGGATGAAAGTAAAACTTGggaatattatataaaggGAATTAACCCAGATTATGAACCTAGAAAAgaaatgtattattttttaataaatcaaaatgTAAATGTTAAAAGAATGACTGTGTATGAAATTGAATGTTTCACAAAATGGTTACAAATGAGGAAAATTTATGGAAACAAATATCCTGCTTTCCCATATGAAATAACATTTGAAGATAAAATTGAAGAattaaaggaaaaatatcCTCTACACAAAGATTAATTCTAAAAATgaatgtacatatatatatatatatatatatattgatcCTTTTGCTTGGAGACATTCAAAAGgaagaaacaaaaaatatataaaatgaataaacTTTAATTAACGAGGATTAATAAAACaatgaataaattaaaaattaattatttttatttatttatttattatttttttttcatcacAAAGTAATATAGATCCCATGGATACCATTTTGTgggaatatataattacgTAAAAGGAttcacaaaaaaaaaaaaaaaaaaaaaataataaataaataaataaatcattattaataaaaaaacaatattaaaaattataatttctacataaacaaataataaataaaaatggatTGTCTCCAttccatatatattgaaataATCACACATCAATTAATGCTAATCATGCTgtgttttttattatattatattatattttatatattattatattcttcattttttatattttatttttttttcttcgATACATATCTTTGtgttctatatatatacacacCATCATCATCcacattattttttatgtcactatatgataaataaaaacgctgcttatattttattttcttcaatTGTAAActtaaatatacattttcAAAATTAGTTTCTTCATTTCCATTCAAAGTAGATATACC from Plasmodium reichenowi strain SY57 chromosome 6, whole genome shotgun sequence includes these protein-coding regions:
- a CDS encoding vacuolar transporter chaperone, putative, with protein sequence MDDIPSHYRKYYVSYKKIKRKILKMGKKYKKKLEKDLVQNTVKMVDKQGMKMLPPFLYNDIISKEIVKINKFAEYKYKEVIYNLKNIYYTLKEIERDKRKKINNSNNYNYNNNNNEDNYNNNSVCTEKDYINMDCIEKKLDLIGNDIIHIDFYIHKNCKIIMKLGFFFDKVMNISINQWLRLSLIREKFCNINIDNLIVYLSFLYSLLKENINVQDDKNQIWVPPDTFERTSSKFLIRYKDIVYTKVKIVKHLPYLIFGLTNEDIENNFKELIEQETFADLHMENPSAEKINEVCEKINKKVSIQNIDDKMNDMSYYIPYNNSSDISPQKKENIMKPLKESQQITSIYFDNKDATCYSRRILRYENAQLIRFRWYNDNEGDPNKDIFIERKTHHEEWTGEVSTKERFVLEQKYVLKFMKGDLNISDFFLKKLKKKNYQKKNYQKKNYQKKNYQKKELSKGYNYKKEEMNKISQHECDYNKSSQNKDDNKNINHNNHNNNNNNNNNIIGEKNTSEYRKKIKKNIKLAKEIQMMIIKNKLEPIIRTSYLRSAFQLQNNNSVRISIDTNVSMLNEYVSKRKNWCRLSEEALRKNEIIRLNYGIIEIKLKTDNMPTWVTNILNNNESINAYKYSKYQTAMALLHAEKIKYIPIWIHQNIQSIFHSSNNNIDNNSIQKLSDKYITNNSNHVLSLNNNILNMSNPSSYKINIFSNQLTNQFNISQCNTLQKYNLLQQTSFWLHNKYNKPNKKYKTINLIKIDPKINFAAERTFLHYMLISLYINILTLFLEKYKNKRGNLNLLILLLLFTSFTSLISTYFFFLKRVDIIQRRKTREPIMGRLRFDSFFSPLIFLLLLFFSIILSIYYNFNIK